TCTTTGGGGCAAAGATTGCTCGCTATTCTCTCCGTGCAAACCACCCGTTCGTGATGCGGATTTCTTGGCGACCCAGCTCCATGAATCCGTTCCACGgagtctctttctctcgaaccaccatcatcaggttttgttttgattactCCACTCTGTAGTGTTTCGCTTTCCGTTTTGCGGTCATCCCCCCTTTCAGGAGGGGGCGCGGCTCAAGTCTCCGATCCGGTAAATGCCATGCCCAGTGGGGTTGTTAGTGCATACGTTGAACGGGCACGTTTCGTAggaatcgttcgttcgctcgctgcggTGCGAGATTTCTCTCGGGAGTCTGAGGAGAGCCAGATGTCCCAAGTCCCGCTTCTGTAACACGAGATACCCCATTCCTTTTGCCTGGACCAAAGTCAAGTAAACGGTTTACTTAACTTCTTTTGGTAGTGACTAAAGTTAAGTGTGCGATCGGAATTGAGAACAACCAGTGATAAAATGTGATTTAAATGCGTTAATTTAAAGTTGATAGCAGAGGCTGTATGCCACGCTAGCAGAGAATGGGCACCACGTTCACCGTTCAATGACGACGCTGTTGTCGACAACCGTGCCGAACCATACTTTCACATTTTGTCGATCCGCTCCGCTGCTGGCGGAAAGTGAAAACCTATAGCGACCATCACCCGGAAGAACCCGGCCGCTGTACTGCTACCGATGGCGAAGCCCGGTTCGAAGTTCTTACGTAATAGCCCGCGATGGTCTACCCTCTGTCCCGTGCTGCTGTACATCCTGTTCATCCTGTGTatcctgctgttggtgttttcGTCGCAGCAAAGTAAAGGTTCAGCTGCAAAGTATAAACCGTCTAACCGCGTAGACGAAGAGGACGCTCCATCACCTTTAGTCTACAGGAAATTAGAAGAAAGCGTAGTAAATGAACTAACCACCGCCTTTACCAGGTAAGTGAATCAAATAAACGGTGAGGGAGGTTTCCATGATTATTACCGTATTAACATGTCTTTTTAGGGCTGATACCAATGCGGACAAGTTTCTGACCGTGCAGGAGCTAGCGAAGTATATCAACTTCAAAATCCGAGAGCACATTGACGATGCTATCCGCACGAATCCGACCATGTTCGTCGAGATCGATCACGATCCGCGGGATGGACTGGTCAGCTGGGAGGAGTACCAGGTCTACTGGATGCGCGAGAAGGGCATCGACGGTGATAGCCACATGAAGAAGAGCGTCTTCGATAAGCTGGATCGTCGGGTGAAAGAATCGATCGCACGTGATAAGGCCCTCTGGATGGAGGCAGCCCGTACCGATCCACTTAGCCTCACGCTAGACGAATTCCTATCGTTCCGCCATCCAGAATCGAGCACGGTCAATCTGCTCAACCTGGTTGACGATATCCTGCGCCAGTTCGATGTAGACGGAGATGACCATCTTACGGTGGAAGAATTTTCCGACGTCCAGACGACGGATCTAGGAGAAGGGAAGAAGTTCATTTTGTCGCAAAATGTGCGCGAACGGAAGGAGGAATTTACGAAGGTGATCGACCGGAATCGGGACGGTAAAGCGGACCGCGGGGAGCTACTATCCTACGTTGATCCGCGGCATCCGCGGTACGCCATACAGGAGGCATCGACGCTGTTCTCGCTCGCCGATGCCAATAACGACAAGAAGCTCTCTTTGAACGAGATATTGGCCAAATCCGCAATATTCATGTCCTCCAAAATGGTCCACACGGGAGAAAGTTTCCATGATGAATTTTAAAGTAGTATTTGTAGAGTAACAAGCAAGGGATTTGTAAGGATGACAATCATCCAAAAAGTGATGCATATCTGTGAAATAAATCTGTTTTTATTAATCTTGCACCACATGAAATTATCCTTTTCCAGCGTCAggaagaataaaagaaaatgtgaaCCAAACATGATTTGTGGAAAATTCAAAATCCAGCTCCGCTTTTACAAATATGCATTTCAGTGTACTTTTCGTAAACACGGTTCCGGCGGTTTGACCGGCAGAAAACCCCGCggaaaatggaacggaaacTGGTAATTCAGAGTTTAAAAACCTTTATCGAAGAGGCAGAAAGTAGGATCAATTCCATTCTGGAGTCGTACGGCTGGACAAAGGAACACATTCTTCAAACGACCAGCACGAGTCAACGGGTTGCCAACAGTGAGGTAAAGAATCATAAAGAATCCACCGACGAGGAATTCCTCCCGTCCACTTATCCTGCCGATAGTCCATTTTCGATCCGTATGGGTAAGTAACGCTGAATTACTCCGCTCCCTTTGCTTCCTTTTATCGAAAACCTTTGAATGATTTCCCGACAGATACCATCAAACAGGCCGAGGCGATACTGGAAGACTTTTACCAAAATCCCGCCCTCGAAATAGGAGTGCCCTTGGAAGATATTTGCTCGCGTAATCCTCCATCGAACAATGCCGAGCTGCAGAGAAATTTTACACGTGAAGAACGATTATCGTTGTATCGGCACGCAGTCGAGAATACTCGCAAAGTTCCGGAAGTGCAAGACATCGTGATAAGGTAAGTGAAACCGGACAATCGCTCTCACATTTCCCAGCATGAagtttctgtttttattcCGTGCAACAGCTATAACAACGGCGACTCTTCCTCGGCTGGTAGGAGTACTGCAACGCTAACAGAGCTAGCAGCTATTGAACGGGATGCTCGTCGTCGGAATCCCAAGCATCGAGTAGCTAAAAATCCGCTTACCTATACAGAAAAAATCCGCCAATTAATTCACCTTCAGTCGGAAACGCTGGCCAAACATTTTCAGCAAACGAAGCCTGAACCAGCCGCGGAACATAGCACCAAACGCAGGAAGCATACGCATAAAGACCAATCAGGGTCCAGATCCGCGGAGAAAGCTAAGAGTAAAAAGAAGGCTAAAAAACGTGACCGAAGCCAATCTCGGTCcaagcaaaagaagcgaaaacgatcgcgatctaGCTCTTTAGAACGGAAGGCTAAGAAgcacaaaaagaaacacgaCCGATAGAAGGTCAACTGCACCTTTATTCTTGGTATTCGCCGATGCAAAGGCACGCGTTGGTTCCTCCAAAGCCGAAGGAATTTTTCAGTGCCACTCGCCTTCGTCCATCGTCCCATGGTTCCGACGTTTTAGCCACGAACCGTAGACCAGCCATATCATCAGTGATGCTGTCGAGATTAACCGTTGGTGGTAGCACACCGTGACGGCAGGCCAACAGTGTGAAAAGGGCCTCCAGATTGCCAGCAGCCCCAAGGAGATGTCCGTGGGCACCTTTTGTCGAGGAAACTGCTACTTTATCCGTATGATCACCGAATAAGGTCCGAATCGAACGGGCTTCGATGGCATCTCCGATGGGCGTGGATGTGGCGTGCGCGTTGATGTAGCCCACCTCGGCGGTCGTcaaattggcatcgtttagtGCACGTGTCATCGCAAGCATTGCCCCGGTTCCGTCATCCCTCGGTGCCGTCAAGTGCGATGCATCACCAGACAATCCATAGCCAAGTATTTCACCCTGTATCGGTACTCCGCGGTTTCGTGCATGCTCCAGTTCCTCCAAGACAAAGATAGCGGAACCCTCGCCCATCACAAACCCATCGCGATGCTCATCGAACGGTCTCGAGGAAGCGGTTGGATCTTCATTGAACGCTGTACTGAGGGCACGCAATCGGCAGAACCCGGCAATGGCCAGTGGATTGATGCAGGCCTCGGCTCCACCACAAACCATCACGTCTGCATCACCGTTGCGGATGAACCGGAAAGCGTCCCCGATCGAATGGGCTCCAGTGGCGCAGGCCGTCGATACGGCGTGATTCGGACCGCGGAAACCATATTTTATACTCAACTGTCCAGCTGGCATGTTTGGTAGAATTCGGGGCACGAAGAAGGGACTCACCCGGTTGTAGCCTTTCTTCAGCGCTTCGTTGGTATCACAGATGTCCTGCAAAtccaccatccccatcccgACGGCTACGCCCGTCCGCTGACACGCACTCTCATCCTCGGTGGACGGAGTCCAGGAGGCAGCCGTTAATGCTTCCTTGGCAGCTAGCAGCGCAAATGCCGTACCACGGGCCATCGTCTTTAGTTCGCTTTTCGTGAAGCTCTGTTCGAGATCAATATCCTGCTTATCGATCGTGGCCGCCACACGACAGGGCAGCTTTTCGTACGCATCTCCGATCAGGCGGCCTACCTTGGATTGGCCGGACAGGATCGTTTGCCAAGCCGTGGTTACGTTACAGCCCACTGGAGATACGACACCGAGGCCCGTGATGACcactcgccgtcgtcgatctTTCGTCTGTTGTGTTTGGAATGACCGGTGCTGTTGCCTTATCAAGGCCGCGGTGTACCGGCGGGCACAATGCAAAGAATATCTCCCCTGACCCTTGATCATCGTTTTGTGGAGTGCCACTGCCTGGCGACCTTGAAATGTACACCGTTTCTCTCGGCCGTGTATCTGTGTGCTGCAATTGGtgttaataatttaattaaactaaaCAGCAAACGTCAAGGAACTATTGAAGGAAATACAAAATTCCGCAGAAGTGATAACCCgggttatttaaaaaaataaagaaaaaacttTCGTTAAGCATCGATATGTTCGAGAGTTGTTTCGTTCAGTTACCATCACGTCAAACACGTGCGTTCTCGGGAGTGTTGTTTACCAAACGGAATACGTTCTTCCAGCCGGTATGGGAAATAAAAGGAAACTGGGCGATGGCGAGGGAAACGACGCGGAATACGATCTTCCCTCTAAACATATGAACAAAACCCGCAttaaagcgaacgaacggaggtTGGTAATCATTCTAGAAGGAGCTCAACTAGAAACCGTGAAGGTGAGGCCGCCCGTTTTCGAACCAACACCggcaaaacacacattccagcACAGCTTCTTTCATTCTAGGTAGGACAATCGTTCGAGTTGCTGAACTGCGACGATCATCTGAATATACTGAAGAAGAACAAGCGAGATCCGGGAAGCTGCCGGCCGGATATCACGCACCAGTCGTTGCTCATGCTGATGGACTCCCCGCTGAATCGGGCTGGGCTGCTGCAGGTGTTCGTTAAAACGGAACGTAATGTGCTCATCGAAATCGACCCGCAGACGAGAATACCACGCACCTTTAGAAGATTCGCCGGTCTCATGGGTAAGCACGCGATCCCGACCAGCGGGCTAACCGCCGGACAGTTTGTGATAACCAccgggttcgattcgatttcagtTCAACTGCTGCACAAATTTTCGATTAAAGCGGCCGACTCGCAGAAGAAACTGATGCGAGTGGTAAAGAACCCGGTCAGCGATCATCTGCCGGTAGGATGCCGCAAGCTGGCCATGTCCTTCAGCGCAAAGAAGGTGTCGCATCCGAAGCAGTTGGTACCGGAGAAGGATGAGCCGGTGGCGCTAGTGGTGGGTGCTTTCGCGCACGGTAACCTAAACCTAGACTACACGGAGGATGTGGTATCGATCAGCAACTACCCGCTGTCCGCTGCGCTGGCATGTACGAAGCTGTGCTCCGCATTTGAGGAAGCGTGGGGAATAATATGAATAAAGTGCAACCCGTTCCATCAACACGATAGTTTGTTCAGATAAGGTTTTCCGAAGAATATTTTCCGCGACCATTTCAAGCACGCTTCAAACAGAACCCGACTTCAACAACAAAGCGTGCCCCAACATCAAGATGAAAATCGATGAACGACAGTGAAAATCGACGAATCGCTAAAGTGTGTTTTGTGGGAAAGACGGATCTTTTCTCGACGTAATATTTGGTGAAAATATAGATGTTTCTCGAACAACCCTAGGCGGATTACTCCGATAAACGGTGAATATCGTTCCGGCGGGTTCTGGGCAAGGTTTTCGTTAAGTGAGACGGTCGTGGCGTAAACCCTGGGATTAACGGGTCGTGTGTTCGGTGGAGAAAACCTTGAACGGCCGTCGCCCTCATAGTGTGGGAATCCCCGGGGGCTGGGGAAGGGTGTGGGATTTTGTGCAagtagtgctgctgatgctaaatgctgctgctcctgctgtacGCCTCATATAGCTCGTAGCGTATGATTGAATAAAACATCTGAATCTTGGAAGAGATTgagtaaaaaggaaaaaaaaaacaaaagtccaatttgttttgtgtttattttctgtgtttctgtgagaagaagcagaaggaagcgAGGGCGGGACAAGAAGGCGGCTGCTTCCGCTTTCTAAACGAAAACCGCATGCGTGTGTTCCGTACGCCAGGCCAACCTTCCTTCGTGCGTGTACATATACAAATCATCGTTGTGTgtactgtgtatgtgtgtgcgtgttgtgtgttccgtgttggttgacgacgacggacgacagagagagaagcaggaGGCTTTGCTTTTCGTCGTCGGgcagccattttgttttccgaGTCGATGTGCTCCGGTTCACTGGCGCGAACAAGAGCTTGAACATATAGCCGTGCGCGGCCCAAtaaaaaccaatcaaccagCATAACGCGATCGAAACAAGATGGAACATCCTCGTTCGTCGTCCGCACCACGGAATACGCCAGCGAAATGCTGAAATCATCGGGTTTGCAAGGTTTTAGATCATCATCGCTGTAagaatacgacgacgacgacgacagcgaaggTCAGTCCATCGACTTGTCGTCGGCCTTGTGGAAGATTATCGCTAGGGAAGCGGGCGGCGAGAAGGCAGACCCTCGGCGATTTGCACCCGGGTTGGTGCGTGCGGTTTCCGGCGGTAAAAGCCAGCTCTCGAGAGGTCCCCTTTCGAAGGAAGCACATCGTGCGTGCAGTAGTAGGCCTTGCGGCGGGTTGCTGACTTGCACAAAGCCCTATcaccaacacaacagcagGCACTCACCACCGCCGTCTGAAGCGTGTtcatcgtgcaccgtgttccggcggctgctgctgctgctgctacatgaACCTTGCTGGTCGCCACTGAAAGCGCACAGGAGTGAAAGAGGCGACGGTATATTGTATTGCGCGAAAGAGAGCACCCGAGTCGCGGCGCGCGCTAGTGAAGCTCCTGCCGTTTTCACGAGTGGCTTGTGTGTGGTGCTTGGCCCGTGTTTTTCATCAAGATTCATGTGGAAATTTGCACTGAAAACACAGGTAAATGGGCACAATCGGTTCCCAACGGCCAGTGGTTGCCCATTTCGATGGAGTACGGACCGGCCAGCGGTTGGGTGGTCGGGAAAATCCGTTCGAAAAATGGTTCCCCACGGAGAGTGGagtcccagcagcagccgtcgccgtcgccgccgccgcgagtGGCAATGCGCGAACGCGCGCCGCCCGCCATATTTGGGTGGAGatggaaagtaaaaaaacgGCAGATTCCCTCGCGGGCGTCCAGCGCTtgctgtttccgttttcaGGACGGCGTCACAAGCGCGATCGCGCCGCACCTCAGCGCCATAACTGCGCCGCGAATTTCAGCAAAAAGTGCGAGCGGAAAAAGAAGGTGGCCGTCACTAGGCGGAAGAGGTCTGCTGCTAGTCGCGGCGGCGGCCTACGTGAGAAGCAGGccgctttctttcttccttccttcgcagTCGCCGCCGTGGGTGACTTGAAAAAAGGAGCGcgcttgtgtgcgtgcggcCGCGTAGAGATACGTGAGATTTTGACGGTTGGCACCCaactgctgccgccgtcgcagCCGCTTCATGCGCCGCCGGGCGGCTGATAGTTTTCGAATAGAGAGGCAGTCAGGCAGACAAGACAGGCTGATGGAACGTTCTGGATTCTTGCGGCATACGCCCGCGGATATGGAAAACCGTAAATATGCGGTGCGCTACCGGGCTGCTGCCTTGGCGGTGGAATGATGCACTCCGGTTGCTTGGATAGAAGTATCCCTTTTTGATCTGTTATATAAGATTTATTAGAGAGGATCTGTTACAACACACATGGATGGCCCTGAGGCGCACTAGAGGAGCATGGAAACCGCGCGCTAGTTAGTGAGTCACGTTTTTCGGTCGGAAGCGCGCTCGCGGAAACGCACGATGTAGAGACGGGCCCGGGCATACAAAGTATTGTGATAAGACCTCCCATTTCCCTCCCTCTTCTAAGCTACGAGGAACACAGATTTGTTATTTTCCacttgctgatgctgctgctgataactCGGTCAACAGCGGTCTCCTCATTCGGAACGCTTGTTGCGTAGAAGCTGATGTGGGGGATATGTATACAAAACAATATCGTCGTCGATGACATCGCTTCTTCATTGACTTTACCGAGAATCCGGAACTCTAAAAACCATCGCaggggttgctttgatttcgGTGGGACTAGGATATTTATctcgggttttttgttgttgtaaaagtGTGACTGTTGGTTGTAACcatcttttctctctcatcCCTTTCGCCCCCCTCTGTACAGGTTTCTGCAAAGCTGTAACGGGATTTGTGATGGTACTCAGCTGACTGGGCAGACATCCCTTGGTACCCCCATTAACGGTAAGTATGGGATGACCGCTGATAGAGAGGAGATAGGATTGGCCACATTTTTCATAACCGACTGGTGCGATATG
The sequence above is a segment of the Anopheles darlingi chromosome 2, idAnoDarlMG_H_01, whole genome shotgun sequence genome. Coding sequences within it:
- the LOC125949046 gene encoding 45 kDa calcium-binding protein, with the translated sequence MAKPGSKFLRNSPRWSTLCPVLLYILFILCILLLVFSSQQSKGSAAKYKPSNRVDEEDAPSPLVYRKLEESVVNELTTAFTRADTNADKFLTVQELAKYINFKIREHIDDAIRTNPTMFVEIDHDPRDGLVSWEEYQVYWMREKGIDGDSHMKKSVFDKLDRRVKESIARDKALWMEAARTDPLSLTLDEFLSFRHPESSTVNLLNLVDDILRQFDVDGDDHLTVEEFSDVQTTDLGEGKKFILSQNVRERKEEFTKVIDRNRDGKADRGELLSYVDPRHPRYAIQEASTLFSLADANNDKKLSLNEILAKSAIFMSSKMVHTGESFHDEF
- the LOC125949055 gene encoding ribosomal RNA small subunit methyltransferase NEP1, with product MGNKRKLGDGEGNDAEYDLPSKHMNKTRIKANERRLVIILEGAQLETVKVGQSFELLNCDDHLNILKKNKRDPGSCRPDITHQSLLMLMDSPLNRAGLLQVFVKTERNVLIEIDPQTRIPRTFRRFAGLMVQLLHKFSIKAADSQKKLMRVVKNPVSDHLPVGCRKLAMSFSAKKVSHPKQLVPEKDEPVALVVGAFAHGNLNLDYTEDVVSISNYPLSAALACTKLCSAFEEAWGII
- the LOC125949037 gene encoding 3-oxoacyl-[acyl-carrier-protein] synthase, mitochondrial, with product MIKGQGRYSLHCARRYTAALIRQQHRSFQTQQTKDRRRRVVITGLGVVSPVGCNVTTAWQTILSGQSKVGRLIGDAYEKLPCRVAATIDKQDIDLEQSFTKSELKTMARGTAFALLAAKEALTAASWTPSTEDESACQRTGVAVGMGMVDLQDICDTNEALKKGYNRVSPFFVPRILPNMPAGQLSIKYGFRGPNHAVSTACATGAHSIGDAFRFIRNGDADVMVCGGAEACINPLAIAGFCRLRALSTAFNEDPTASSRPFDEHRDGFVMGEGSAIFVLEELEHARNRGVPIQGEILGYGLSGDASHLTAPRDDGTGAMLAMTRALNDANLTTAEVGYINAHATSTPIGDAIEARSIRTLFGDHTDKVAVSSTKGAHGHLLGAAGNLEALFTLLACRHGVLPPTVNLDSITDDMAGLRFVAKTSEPWDDGRRRVALKNSFGFGGTNACLCIGEYQE
- the LOC125949053 gene encoding uncharacterized protein LOC125949053, translated to MERKLVIQSLKTFIEEAESRINSILESYGWTKEHILQTTSTSQRVANSEVKNHKESTDEEFLPSTYPADSPFSIRMDTIKQAEAILEDFYQNPALEIGVPLEDICSRNPPSNNAELQRNFTREERLSLYRHAVENTRKVPEVQDIVISYNNGDSSSAGRSTATLTELAAIERDARRRNPKHRVAKNPLTYTEKIRQLIHLQSETLAKHFQQTKPEPAAEHSTKRRKHTHKDQSGSRSAEKAKSKKKAKKRDRSQSRSKQKKRKRSRSSSLERKAKKHKKKHDR